TGCAAATCGTATTGTTTCCGCTGTTGGTGATGGCTACATTCGAAATAATCGTAATTGTTATCTTGCCAATAGCAACGCCGCTATTTGGTTCTTGCTTATAAATAGTAACCACACCCGAACTTCCATTTGTCCAGTTAACGGTAATAGTATTAGTTCCTTGTCCATTGCTGATGTATCCATTCGTAACGCACCAATTGTAAGTAGTGCCTGCCATAGCGCTTGTCACCGAATAGGTAGCACTACTGCTGTTGCAAACGCTTGCAGGACCTGCAATGGCAGCAGGGCTTGTGCAAACTGCACAAGCATATTGCGATACCAGACGCGAATAAGCTGCCTGACTATAAATGGCGTTTTCTGTAATTTCCCATGAGTTTTGCGGCCAACTTGTATTCCAGTCTTTGTAGCTTTTTTGGGTTGGCTGATTTTGAGGCGGGCTTATGGTGCCTCCATAGGTAGCATCCGGAGCATAATTGGGATTTGCTCCTCCGGGTAAAAATCCCGGTGGAGGTCCATACAAGCTTGTTAGCGCATTGTCATAAGGGGTGCCATCGGCAAACCAACCGTGATAAAACTCGTTGGCACTGTTTTCTGCACCATGATTGTACATATTGCTCAAATGAACCATAGCCAATGGATTGATGCCATGTATATAGTGCAACATACCAGAAGCTGCCCGATAAAAATTCAATTTATTTAATGTGTCAAGTTGATATGCATTCATATTGCCAAACATGATTCCTTTATAGCACTTATGCATATTGTTGCCCCATGTGTAATCATAACTTTGCATAAATGCACGATAGGCATCGGTGCTATCCATAAAAGCCTGTAAATTATCGGCTCCGTTTGTGGTCATGGCAGTGTGGTACGTATTGAGTATATTGTTCTTAACTGTTGTGGTGGCACCACTTATTTTAGTATAGTATAGCAACATTTCCTGATAGCTCGATTCGAAGGGATAAGCAAATGTCCATTGCATTAAATGAACTTGAGTGTAGTTCGAATTAAAAAATGTCCGGTAGGTAGTATCAGCCGTTGCAGCATAAAGGTAACATGCGGCTGCAATTTTTACCATTAGTTTATGGTAGGTATAGTCATTATCGTACTCGCCACTAACATTGGTGCATCCACTATTAGAGAATTGTACATTCGGATTGGCACTTGCCCATTGCCAAGCAAGTGTTGCCCGGGTTTTAAGTTTGAGTGAATAAGTTGAATTGATAGGCTGATAGACCTTCGCTGCATGTGCCAACATAGATGCTGCGGTTAAGGTAGCTGATGTACTTGCCGCGCCATAGTAGTCTGCACTAAGGTCTGCACTTGCCGGTGAAGCCGAATTAAAGCTTGTTCCCGCTTTGGTTAATACTGCTCCTGTGATACTGTCTTGCATTTTTAAAATCCAATCGAGTTCAAATTTTATTTCATCAAGCAAATCAGGAATTCCATTTCCACTTTCAGGTATGTTATAATCATCGCTCCAAACTCCCGGGTTTTGTTCATAAGCGCTCAATAAATCATGCACGGTATTGAATGCAAAATTTACATATTTATTGTAGTCGCCTGCATCATGCCAACCACCCGATAAATCTTTTTGAGTTGATAGTATAGGATTTGTTACCAACCTGCATTGCGTAAACTGATTAGAATGATTATGACAGGCTAAATCTTTCCATTGCCCAACATGGATAGAGTCTTTAACTACACCACATCGCTGATAGTAAAAAGTACGTTGCGACATTTTAAGGGCTTCGTTATATACACAAGGGCTTATTTCAAATTCATAGCTGCGTTTGTTTTGAATTGAATCATAAATGTAAAATTTGCCACATTCAGTTACTCCACTGAAATTAAACCACCACGCTTTATCGCCCGACTGACTATGGGTTATCCCGTTTTTCCAGCTAACCACATTTCCTGTATAGATGGTTTGATTATCCCACACCCTTCTTACCTTGTATTCTAGCGAAGGAATAAATGCCTGGCCAGCATTAAAACCAGTGATAGGATTGCTGATTACACAAATCTTTTGTGCACCGGGCAGATAACCAAACTGATCAACTTTAATATGGTTGTCAATTGTTTGTGCAAAAAGTATATGGGTACAGTTACAAAAGATGATAGCAATTGGTAGTGCATATTGGATTATTTTTTTCATCTGATTTATGGATTAGGTGCGTAAATCTAGAAGAAAAAATTAGATACCTGCAAGTATTTGGAGTTCCCATTTTGCTCTAGCAAAATGATCATGCATTATCGTTTCATCCAGAATAAAACCTGTTTGTGATGATAAAGTATAAGAATGCAACAACAGATAAAAGTAATGAGCGCGTAAGCAAATAGTTGTCCCCCATCATTTTTTATTTCTATTCCCAATACAAACAAATGCGAAAGTAAAGCGCCTGCCATAGTTCCAGCACCAATTAAGGCTCCCCAACCCGAAAACCACGGAATTAATAGCAAAATGCCTGCAATCAATTCAATAACCCCACTGCCTATGCGGCCTGCAGGTTCTGCACCTAGTTGCGAAAAAATAAAGATGGATTCTTCGGCTCCACTGAATTTAAAGAAAAGCGTTTGTAGTAAAATAAATGATGCTATTAATCTTGGTATCCAGATTAGTTTATTTTTCATATCGGGTTTTATTTATTCAGCGTTAGCCAATTTGTATCCGCTTTCTTTTTTAGTATGGGT
This sequence is a window from Bacteroidota bacterium. Protein-coding genes within it:
- a CDS encoding glycoside hydrolase family 9 protein — protein: MKKIIQYALPIAIIFCNCTHILFAQTIDNHIKVDQFGYLPGAQKICVISNPITGFNAGQAFIPSLEYKVRRVWDNQTIYTGNVVSWKNGITHSQSGDKAWWFNFSGVTECGKFYIYDSIQNKRSYEFEISPCVYNEALKMSQRTFYYQRCGVVKDSIHVGQWKDLACHNHSNQFTQCRLVTNPILSTQKDLSGGWHDAGDYNKYVNFAFNTVHDLLSAYEQNPGVWSDDYNIPESGNGIPDLLDEIKFELDWILKMQDSITGAVLTKAGTSFNSASPASADLSADYYGAASTSATLTAASMLAHAAKVYQPINSTYSLKLKTRATLAWQWASANPNVQFSNSGCTNVSGEYDNDYTYHKLMVKIAAACYLYAATADTTYRTFFNSNYTQVHLMQWTFAYPFESSYQEMLLYYTKISGATTTVKNNILNTYHTAMTTNGADNLQAFMDSTDAYRAFMQSYDYTWGNNMHKCYKGIMFGNMNAYQLDTLNKLNFYRAASGMLHYIHGINPLAMVHLSNMYNHGAENSANEFYHGWFADGTPYDNALTSLYGPPPGFLPGGANPNYAPDATYGGTISPPQNQPTQKSYKDWNTSWPQNSWEITENAIYSQAAYSRLVSQYACAVCTSPAAIAGPASVCNSSSATYSVTSAMAGTTYNWCVTNGYISNGQGTNTITVNWTNGSSGVVTIYKQEPNSGVAIGKITITIISNVAITNSGNNTICIGLGQTRILTAPVYSGAAYQWLKGGVPIVNATTNTLTVTSSGNYKVSVSFNGCTKTSNSIGIKTAKRPSSSIGAPGGSNICGGASPTLQCINTNQTGLGFQWMRNATNIPGAIANSYTATVTGAYQLVTNTSSGCTRSSSVINVTESSIPPINPAGTINFCAGDSVLLSTANGGGYVYQWKHNGNDIPGATQWLQYFSQNGNYKVVVTDNSGCTLTSSTTILNINCKLKQAVTPSAIAYPNPFTNEIIIELGLEVAMVLILDNTGREIEKNLPLSSTIKKGKNLSPGVYIIKINYYDKTEQLRVVKL
- a CDS encoding DoxX family protein, which produces MKNKLIWIPRLIASFILLQTLFFKFSGAEESIFIFSQLGAEPAGRIGSGVIELIAGILLLIPWFSGWGALIGAGTMAGALLSHLFVLGIEIKNDGGQLFAYALITFICCCILILYHHKQVLFWMKR